One Salmo trutta chromosome 12, fSalTru1.1, whole genome shotgun sequence genomic region harbors:
- the LOC115202983 gene encoding cadherin-15-like — MLAQEMTSRGLAVLCVLVAGLGQAGSSGQAGREDLNPAVLYPWRQRSSGGLSRVKRDWIIPPIRVLENSKQVPENLVQIKSDKIFTGEVIYKLEGPGVDQDPKDLFEIDDKTGWIRSMIPLDREKYRSFTLKAFALSPSGERLENPSTIEIVVLDQNDNRPNFSQKEFAGSVSEFSVPGTSVMSVTATDADDPTTDNAILSYSIVGQESIPPLRVNKTMFGINNETGAIYIRDVGLDREVVKGFRLILQVADMSGMGLTSLANAVIHVTDINNNPPRFSPYLYTMSAVENKVDFVIGWVNATDNDEPGTGNWETKYTIAKGNPSRNFAIRTDPVTNEGILSVVKTLDYETQEVYTLTLTVENVNPLSIKAPRDPVSSATVVVTVVNENEAPRFNKDPIEIVVLESVVPGTVLASNIAYDPDNAKLKYDILRDPEGWLIINHETGEITARTPFNVRSPHVKNNIYNAVIRVTDTDAGGISTTASLVITLRETNDFFPQLFPLMGTVCSESGRETSGLFLSAVDEDLPPHAEPFTFQLQDINVSANWTIIQVNETHAVLRPLVELETEEYAVTVLVTDSGTPSLSAYAQVNVTVCLCGKDGECKAEAAAIFGTRVGVSFIALLVIMASIALLLLLLLLAVAVGNCRRHHMKKGEGLLVGDSDEDIRDNVLNYDEQGGGEEDENAFNIDLLRNPVDVGPLPTSFYPPISGIPRGKQPLRKDYPDNLPSPSYPRKPPADPTDIEDFINDGLEAADHDPNVPPYDTALIYDYEGDGSLAGSLSSIASASSDGDQDYDYLNDWGPRFKKLANMYDPR, encoded by the exons GCCGGGAGCAGCGGCCAAGCGGGCAGGGAGGACCTTAACCCAGCGgtcctgtatccatggagacAGAGGAGCAGTGGGGGTCTGAGCAGGGTGAAGAGGGACTGGATCATCCCTCCAATCAGGGTGCTGGAGAACAGCAAGCAGGTCCCCGAAAACCTGGTCCAG ATCAAATCAGACAAGATTTTCACCGGAGAAGTGATCTACAAGCTGGAAGGACCAGGGGTTGACCAGGACCCTAAGGACCTGTTTGAGATAGACGATAAAACGGGCTGGATCAGGAGCATGATTCCCCTggacagagagaaatacagaaGCTTCACG CTGAAAGCCTTTGCCCTGTCGCCcagtggagagagactggagaatCCCTCCACCATTGAGATCGTAGTGCTGGATCAAAATGATAACCGGCCCAACTTCTCCCAGAAAGAGTTTGCTGGATCCGTTTCTGAATTCTCCGTACCAG GCACATCTGTGATGTCTGTGACTGCGACTGATGCTGACGACCCAACCACAGACAACGCTATCCTGAGCTACTCCATCGTTGGCCAGGAGAGCATCCCGCCTCTCCGCGTCAATAAGACCATGTTTGGCATCAACAATGAAACAGGGGCCATTTACATACGAGACGTGGGCCTAGACCGGGAG GTGGTTAAAGGTTTTAGGTTGATACTGCAGGTTGCTGACATGTCAGGCATGGGGTTGACCAGTCTTGCCAATGCAGTCATACATGTGACCGACATCAACAACAATCCCCCACGATTCTCCCCATACCTG TACACTATGTCAGCTGTGGAGAACAAAGTAGACTTCGTGATTGGCTGGGTCAACGCCACAGACAATGATGAGCCAGGGACAGGAAACTGGGAGACCAAATACACCATCGCCAAGGGCAACCCCTCTAGGAACTTTGCCATTCGCACAGACCCTGTGACCAACGAGGGTATTCTGTCAGTGGTGAAG actcTGGACTACGAGACCCAAGAGGTGTATACTTTGACTCTGACAGTGGAGAACGTGAACCCTCTCAGCATCAAGGCCCCCAGGGACCCCGTAAGCAGTGCCACAGTGGTGGTGACCGTGGTGAATGAGAACGAGGCCCCACGCTTCAATAAAGACCCCATAGAGATCGTGGTTCTTGAGTCTGTGGTCCCTGGCACCGTGCTGGCCAGTAACATCGCCTACGATCCTGATAATGCAAAACTCAA GTATGACATACTCAGAGATCCTGAGGGATGGCTTATAATCAATCACGAGACTGGAGAAATCACAGCCAGGACACCGTTCAATGTCCGCTCCCCTCACGTCAAGAACAACATTTACAATGCAGTCATCAGAGTCACAGACACAG ATGCTGGTGGAATCTCGACCACAGCGTCTCTGGTGATCACGTTGCGGGAGACCAAtgacttcttccctcagctgttcCCCCTGATGGGGACGGTGTGCAGCGAGTCAGGCCGGGAGACATCTGGTCTGTTCCTGAGTGCTGTGGATGAGGACCTGCCCCCTCATGCTGAACCCTTCACCTTCCAACTGCAAGACATCAATGTGTCTGCCAACTGGACCATCATACAGGTCAATG agactCATGCAGTGCTGCGACCCCTGGTAGAGCTGGAGACAGAGGAATATGCCGTCACTGTGTTGGTGACTGACTCCGGCACCCCTAGTCTCAGTGCATACGCTCAGGTCAATGTgacggtgtgtctgtgtgggaaAGACGGTGAATGTAAGGCCGAAGCTGCTGCCATATTTGGAACACGAGTTGGTGTCAGCTTCATCGCCTTACTGGTCATCATGGCCAGCATCGCACTCCTGCTCT TGTTGCTGCTCCTGGCTGTAGCCGTGGGTAACTGCAGACGGCATCATATGAAGAAAGGAGAGGGGCTGCTGGTGGGGGATTCAGACGAAGACATTCGTGACAACGTCCTGAACTACGACGAGcagggtggtggagaggaggatgag AATGCCTTCAACATTGACCTACTGAGGAACCCAGTGGATGTGGGACCACTCCCAACATCCTTCTACCCTCCCATCTCTGGCATCCCCAGGGGAAAGCAGCCACTCAGGAAAGATTACCCAGACAACCTGCCCTCTCCCTCATATCCACGGAAACCCCCAGCGGACCCCACTGACATTGAGGACTTCATCAATGAC GGCCTGGAGGCAGCAGACCATGACCCCAACGTCCCTCCCTACGACACAGCTCTGATCTATGACTACGAGGGTGACGGTTCCCTGGCAGGCAGCCTGAGCTCCATCGCCTCAGCCAGCTCAGACGGCGACCAGGACTATGACTACCTCAACGACTGGGGACCACGCTTTAAGAAACTGGCCAACATGTACGACCCACGCTAA
- the LOC115202984 gene encoding paraplegin-like, which translates to MAALRRASSCRNYKTIIWTVSGRSNCQFVNKRPNNDGAKLQQSTCMNCKRLSGSLRPFVTQPHNGLNPGIIQQLLHRPMSPRLTAISKLLIKNNLFKNPVGLWNVLDSTNNFSTSQSNQQDKKKSDGPKGKNPEEDDEEKKRREQEDQMYRERLRTLFIIALIMSLLNSINTSGGNISWNDFVNEMLAKGEVSRVQVVPESDIVEIYLHPGAVIFGRPRLALMYRMQVANIDKFEEKLRAAEEELNIDAKDRIPVSYKRTGFFGNALYALGMAAIGVAILWYIFRLAGMGGKEGGFSAFNQLKMAKFTIVDGKSGKGVSFKDVAGMHEAKMEVKEFVDYLKCPDRYLNLGAKVPKGSLLLGPPGCGKTLLAKAVATEAQVPFLAMAGSEFVEVIGGLGAARVRSLFKEARARAPCIVYIDEIDAVGKKRSNNMSGFSNTEEEQTLNQLLVEMDGMGTTDHVIVLASTNRADILDNALMRPGRLDRHIFIDLPTLQERKEIYEQHLKILKLTHPASSYSLRLAELTPGFSGADIANICNEAALHAAREGYKSIDTFNFEYAVERVLAGSVKKSKILSKEEQRIVAFHESGHALVGWLLEHTEALMKVSIAPRTNAALGFAQILPRDQYLFSKEQLFERMCMALGGRASEAITFNKVTTGAQDDLRKVTRVAYSMVKQYGMSSSVGQVSFPETVEQGAVGRRPFSQGLQQQMDHEAKLLIARAYRQTEKLLLDNRDKLIMLANALLEREVVNYEDIEALLGPPPHGPKKMIAPQSWIEAEKDKQDTGEDDEPRPPPRRKDDDEVNDEHLRPV; encoded by the exons ATGGCAGCTCTGCGACGTGCCAGTTCTTGTAGAAATTACAAGACCATAATATGGACCGTGTCAGGACGCAGCAACTGTCAATTTGTCAACAAGCGTCCAAACAACGATGGCGCCAAACTGCAGCAATCGACATGTATGAACTGTAAAAGATTATCAGGCTCACTTCGTCCATTTGTGACTCAACCACATAATGGCCTCAACCCAGGAATCATTCAG CAACTGCTACACAGACCCATGAGTCCCAGATTGACAGCAATAAGTAAACTACTGATCAAAAACAACTTGTTCAAAAACCCtgttggcctgtggaatgttttag ATTCCACAAATAATTTCAGTACATCTCAGTCTAACCAACAAGATAAAAAGAAGAGTGATGGGCCCAAGGGAAAAAATCCAGAGGAAGATGACG AGGAGAAGAAGCGGCGGGAGCAAGAGGATCAGATGTACAGGGAACGCCTGCGCACTCTCTTCATCATCGCCCTCATCATGAGCCTCCTCAACTCCATCAATACCAGCGGGGGAAACATCTCCTGGAATGACTTTGTCAATGAGATGCTGGCCAAGGGTGAGGTATCTCGTGTGCAGGTGGTCCCGGAGAGCGACATCGTGGAAATCTACCTCCACCCAGGAGCAGTCATCTTCGGAAGGCCT AGGCTGGCTCTGATGTACCGTATGCAGGTGGCCAACATTGACAAATTTGAGGAGAAGCTTAGAGCTGCAGAAGAGGAGCTGAACATTGACGCCAAGGACAGGATACCAGTCTCCTACAAGCGCACTGGCTTCTTTGGAAA TGCACTTTATGCCCTTGGAATGGCTGCCATTGGAGTGGCAATCCTGTGGTATATTTTCCGCCTGGCTGGCATGGGTGGAAAAGAGGGCGGCTTCAGTGCATTT AACCAGCTGAAAATGGCCAAGTTCACTATTGTGGATGGCAAGTCTGGGAAGGGTGTGAGTTTCAAAGATGTAGCGGGCATGCACGAGGCAAAGATGGAGGTGAAGGAGTTTGTTGACTATTTGAAG TGCCCAGACAGGTACCTCAACCTGGGGGCCAAAGTCCCCAAGGGCTCCCTGCTGCTGGGGCCCCCAGGCTGTGGAAAGACTCTGCTGGCCAAGGCTGTGGCCACAGAGGCACAGGTGCCCTTCCTGGCCATGGCAGGCTCTGAGTTTGTGGAAGTCATTGGGG GTCTTGGTGCTGCCAGGGTGAGGAGTCTGTTCAAAGAGGCGCGTGCCCGAGCCCCCTGCATCGTCTACATAGATGAGATTGATGCTGTGGGAAAGAAGCGCTCCAATAACATGTCTGGCTTCTCGAACACGGAGGAAGAGCAGACCCTCAATCAGCTGCTGGTGGAGATGGACG GAATGGGCACTACTGACCATGTGATAGTCCTGGCCTCCACAAACCGGGCGGACATTTTGGACAATGCTCTCATGAGACCAGGGAGACTGGACAGGCACATATTTATTGACCTCCCCACTCTGCAG GAGAGGAAGGAGATCTACGAGCAGCACCTGAAGATACTCAAGctcacccacccagccagcagCTATTCCCTGCGTCTGGCAGAGCTCACCCCAGGGTTCAGTG GGGCAGACATTGCTAATATCTGTAACGAAGCTGCCCTGCACGCTGCCAGGGAAGGCTACAAGTCCATCGACACCTTCAACTTTGAGTACGCTGTGGAGAGAGTCCTAGCCG GAAGTGTGAAGAAAAGTAAGATCCTGTCCAAAGAGGAGCAGAGGATTGTAGCGTTCCATGAGTCTGGCCATGCCCTGGTTGGATGGCTGTTAGAGCACACCGAGGCACTCATGAAG GTGTCCATTGCCCCCAGGACCAACGCTGCCCTCGGCTTTGCCCAGATCCTGCCCAGAGACCAGTACCTGTTCTCCAAAGAACAGCTGTTTGAGAGGATGTGTATGGCTCTAGGAGGAAGAGCCTCGGAGGCCATCACCTTCAACAAGGTCACCACAG GTGCTCAGGATGACCTGCGGAAGGTGACTCGTGTGGCCTACTCCATGGTGAAGCAGTATGGCATGTCCTCCAGTGTGGGTCAGGTGTCCTTCCCCGAGACGGTGGAGCAGGGGGCTGTCGGACGCAGGCCCTTCAGTCAGGGCCTCCAGCAGCAGATGGACCAC GAAGCTAAGCTGTTGATAGCACGTGCCTACAGGCAGACCGAGAAACTGCTTCTGGATAACAGAGACAAGCTGATAATG ttggctAATGCTCTTCTGGAGCGGGAAGTGGTGAACTATGAGGACATCGAGGCTCTGCTGGGACCCCCTCCCCACGGGCCCAAGAAGATGATCGCCCCTCAGAGCTGGATCGAAGCGGAGAAGGACAAGCAGGACACAGGGGAGGATGATGAGCCACGTCCACCTCCTCGTAGGAAGGACGATGATGAGGTTAATGATGAACATCTGAGACCTGTATGA